The following are encoded in a window of Hyalangium minutum genomic DNA:
- a CDS encoding imm11 family protein, with protein MPQRFFKLADDVYVPRRWHLAMPTDRQGHKVNDAQFTMGAPASIQERLRIPVEIAGTPLDFTEAGIGIPVVHVRVATLFAELAPDDVQLLAVDVEGHPDQYLILVATRRIRCIDEKASRIRLWTHENGIPDMVGQYASVRDLRIDKAKVGSAKVFRPEGWEVVLIISEELKNGLERMGATGTRFEEV; from the coding sequence ATGCCCCAGCGTTTTTTCAAGCTCGCCGACGACGTGTATGTCCCGCGCCGCTGGCACTTGGCCATGCCGACGGACCGTCAGGGCCACAAAGTCAACGATGCGCAATTCACGATGGGGGCGCCTGCATCCATCCAGGAACGTTTGAGAATCCCTGTCGAGATCGCGGGCACCCCGCTGGACTTCACGGAAGCGGGGATTGGCATTCCCGTGGTTCATGTCCGGGTGGCCACTCTCTTCGCGGAGCTGGCCCCAGACGATGTGCAACTTCTCGCTGTGGATGTTGAGGGCCATCCAGACCAGTACCTCATCCTCGTGGCCACACGCCGCATTCGCTGTATCGACGAGAAGGCGTCCCGCATCCGGCTCTGGACCCATGAAAATGGGATTCCGGACATGGTCGGCCAGTACGCCTCCGTGCGGGACCTGCGCATCGACAAAGCGAAGGTGGGAAGCGCCAAGGTGTTCCGCCCCGAAGGATGGGAGGTCGTCCTCATCATCTCCGAGGAGCTCAAGAACGGTTTGGAGCGCATGGGCGCCACCGGCACGAGATTCGAGGAGGTCTAG
- a CDS encoding murein transglycosylase A, translated as MYMRHLRLLLLAACVLVTGCPRATKPPVATRAEEALREPTRPLELHDDGEPAALRTAIAESLVWLRTRAADERFVFGPRVVLASELRDALERLHSRITEGMSHEELTTRVLEEFEPLESTGGEDGQVLFTGYYEPIIEASLTRTAEYATPIHGAPKDLIEVPLEQFAERFKAERVFGRLEGRKLLPYWTRSEIRQGKLNSQGLELAWAKDPVALFFVEVQGSGTLRLPDGSERRIGYASSNGRPYRSIGSLLIQEGAIAKEAMSMQALRAWLAENPPQCDRVLDYNESYVFFRFLNTAAVGSLGRPVTPGRSIATDARMFPKGALAFLSTERPEPRPDGTVGWKPLTRFVMNQDTGGAIKGAGRVDVFWGRGPEAELAAGMMKQKGSLLFFAPRKTAARAASAGAAQ; from the coding sequence ATGTACATGCGGCACCTTCGACTTCTGCTGCTGGCGGCCTGTGTCCTCGTGACCGGCTGCCCCCGTGCCACCAAGCCTCCCGTCGCGACACGGGCGGAGGAGGCCCTGCGCGAGCCCACCCGGCCGCTGGAGCTGCACGACGATGGAGAGCCCGCGGCGCTGCGGACCGCCATCGCGGAGAGCCTCGTGTGGCTGAGAACGCGGGCGGCGGACGAGCGCTTCGTGTTCGGTCCCCGCGTGGTGTTGGCCTCGGAGCTGCGGGACGCGCTGGAGCGGCTGCACTCACGCATCACGGAGGGGATGTCCCACGAGGAGCTCACCACGCGGGTGCTCGAGGAGTTCGAGCCGCTGGAGTCCACCGGCGGCGAGGACGGCCAGGTGCTCTTCACGGGCTACTACGAGCCCATCATCGAGGCGAGCCTCACCCGCACCGCCGAGTACGCCACGCCCATCCACGGAGCGCCGAAGGATCTGATCGAGGTGCCGCTCGAGCAGTTCGCGGAGCGCTTCAAGGCGGAGCGCGTCTTCGGACGGCTTGAGGGACGGAAGCTGCTGCCCTACTGGACGCGCTCGGAGATCCGGCAGGGGAAGCTGAACAGCCAGGGGCTGGAGCTGGCGTGGGCGAAGGACCCGGTGGCGCTGTTCTTCGTGGAGGTGCAGGGCAGCGGCACGCTGCGGCTGCCGGACGGGAGCGAGCGGCGCATCGGCTATGCCAGCTCCAACGGGCGGCCGTACCGGAGCATTGGCTCGCTGCTCATCCAGGAGGGCGCCATCGCGAAAGAGGCCATGTCCATGCAGGCCCTGCGCGCGTGGCTGGCGGAGAACCCACCTCAGTGTGACCGGGTGCTCGACTACAATGAGTCCTATGTCTTCTTCCGCTTCCTGAACACCGCGGCGGTGGGCTCACTGGGGAGACCCGTGACGCCGGGGCGCTCCATTGCCACGGACGCGCGGATGTTCCCCAAGGGAGCGCTGGCGTTCCTCTCCACCGAGCGCCCGGAGCCGCGTCCGGACGGCACGGTGGGGTGGAAGCCGCTGACCCGGTTCGTGATGAACCAGGACACTGGCGGCGCCATCAAGGGCGCCGGGCGGGTGGACGTCTTCTGGGGCCGAGGCCCCGAGGCGGAGCTGGCCGCTGGGATGATGAAGCAGAAGGGCTCCCTGCTCTTCTTCGCGCCGCGGAAGACCGCGGCCCGAGCGGCCAGCGCGGGGGCGGCTCAGTAG
- a CDS encoding Uma2 family endonuclease produces the protein MERKPATYADIEALPEHVVGEIIAGELHVSPRPALPHTVVATRLGGELLGPFDRGRGGPGGWILLDEPELHLGEEVLVPDLAGWREHRMPEPPRTAACTLAPDWVCEVLSASTASLDRALKMPVYAREGVQYVWLVDPERQSLEVFRLQEGHYTLLVTHAGMTRVRAEPFEALELELHYLWGKK, from the coding sequence ATGGAACGCAAACCAGCCACCTATGCAGACATCGAGGCGCTGCCCGAGCATGTGGTGGGCGAGATCATCGCAGGGGAACTGCATGTCAGCCCTCGGCCCGCTTTGCCTCACACCGTCGTAGCCACGCGACTTGGGGGCGAGCTACTCGGCCCGTTCGATCGGGGACGCGGTGGCCCGGGCGGGTGGATCCTCCTAGATGAGCCAGAGCTGCATCTGGGTGAGGAGGTGCTGGTGCCCGACCTCGCGGGCTGGCGCGAACACCGCATGCCCGAACCTCCCCGCACGGCGGCGTGCACACTTGCGCCGGACTGGGTGTGCGAGGTGCTCTCCGCTTCGACGGCCTCACTGGACCGGGCGCTCAAGATGCCCGTGTATGCCCGAGAGGGCGTTCAATACGTCTGGCTGGTGGACCCTGAGCGCCAGAGTCTCGAAGTGTTTCGCCTCCAAGAGGGGCATTACACGCTGCTCGTCACCCATGCCGGCATGACCCGCGTGCGCGCCGAGCCCTTCGAAGCGCTCGAGTTGGAACTGCACTACCTCTGGGGCAAGAAGTAG
- a CDS encoding DUSAM domain-containing protein yields the protein MNEQHDWDKVREWEKRLDQDQVLAPDVTDLIRRVARDVAIPEEEAQRAVGTPIAATMLLREMSRRIREGSRRLMRAISEANRRKEAGDAAGARKILEEVLAAEIVPLYRQHVEAELSYLE from the coding sequence ATGAACGAGCAACACGATTGGGACAAGGTCAGAGAGTGGGAGAAGCGGCTCGACCAAGACCAGGTGCTCGCTCCAGACGTGACTGACCTGATCCGGCGCGTCGCGAGGGACGTGGCTATTCCCGAGGAGGAAGCACAGCGAGCGGTGGGGACCCCCATCGCTGCCACCATGCTCCTCCGGGAAATGAGCCGCCGGATCCGCGAGGGCTCGCGACGCCTGATGCGTGCCATTTCAGAAGCAAACCGCCGCAAGGAAGCGGGTGATGCCGCTGGAGCACGGAAGATTCTTGAGGAAGTCCTCGCTGCCGAAATCGTGCCTCTGTACCGGCAGCATGTGGAGGCAGAGCTGAGCTACCTGGAGTAG
- a CDS encoding family 43 glycosylhydrolase — translation MKAATSIRRERSARVRGVLLAVALLTATAASAQTFTNPILPETSADPSIVRYNGFYYHAASAGDAGIVVRKSSTLTGLASATAVRVWTAPTTGAYSREVWAPELQLINGRWYIYFAASDGNNANHRMYVLESATLDAQGAYTFRGQLRPTTDRWAIDGAAIQKDDGSLYFVWSGWPGTTDGQQNLYIAPMSNPYTISGERVLIAQPAFMWEGRAMTLNEGPQPIRLAGKYAIIFSASGSWTREYTLGLLTNTDGNLLNPKSWVKTGPVFRQNGDVYGVGHPTFTQSPDGSENWIAYHAKRLSTDGWGDRSVRAQKFYIDSAGNLNLGVARSVSIAQPKPAGESGAPASANLLDSNGWGGSFEGAGRSGSWTLPNSTSATSTSLGAGWMQLFRGNPNFETVAASADVRWIATGTTSTFPKFGIYGTYKNASNYVALFLDKKYGVLATHAVIGGVDKGWQNSALPTGFSWTAAHNLRIERSWSGQYLFFLDGVLQQTRALDNVLGMMGLVTEDTQAEFTNVTLDPLQGWGDPAVDGLENGMFEIRSARDVVAWQFGAGWKSLWRKSAPTTASYTVESAARLISQGTTPYPKYGLYGCYQNGGNSMTAWLDPKTAVLATHAVAGGVDLGWQNTSLAGLSFTTAHTLKVVRSGTTFTVFVDGVQKQSRSVGLSGCQTGVVAEDAQAEFTNFRVY, via the coding sequence ATGAAGGCAGCGACGAGCATCCGCCGTGAGCGCAGCGCGAGAGTCCGAGGAGTCTTACTGGCCGTAGCCCTGCTGACGGCCACGGCCGCGAGCGCCCAGACGTTCACCAACCCCATCCTGCCCGAGACGTCCGCGGATCCGTCAATCGTCCGCTACAACGGCTTCTACTACCACGCGGCCAGTGCCGGGGATGCCGGCATCGTGGTCCGCAAGTCCTCCACGCTGACGGGGCTCGCGAGCGCAACGGCCGTGCGGGTGTGGACCGCGCCCACCACGGGCGCCTACAGCCGCGAGGTTTGGGCCCCGGAGCTCCAACTGATCAACGGGCGGTGGTACATCTACTTCGCGGCCTCGGACGGCAACAACGCCAACCACCGCATGTACGTGCTCGAGTCCGCCACGCTCGACGCCCAGGGCGCGTACACCTTCCGGGGCCAGCTCCGGCCCACCACGGACCGGTGGGCCATCGACGGCGCGGCCATTCAGAAGGATGACGGCTCGCTCTACTTCGTCTGGTCCGGCTGGCCCGGCACCACCGACGGACAGCAGAACCTCTACATCGCTCCCATGAGCAACCCGTACACGATCAGCGGCGAGCGCGTCCTGATCGCTCAGCCCGCATTCATGTGGGAAGGCCGGGCCATGACGCTCAACGAGGGCCCTCAGCCCATCCGCCTCGCGGGCAAGTACGCGATCATCTTCTCCGCCAGCGGCAGCTGGACCCGGGAGTACACCCTCGGCCTGCTCACCAACACGGATGGCAACCTGCTCAACCCCAAGTCATGGGTGAAGACCGGGCCCGTGTTCCGCCAGAACGGTGATGTGTACGGCGTGGGCCACCCCACCTTCACCCAGTCGCCGGATGGCTCGGAGAATTGGATCGCCTACCACGCCAAGCGCCTGAGCACCGATGGCTGGGGCGACCGCAGCGTCCGCGCTCAGAAGTTCTACATCGACAGCGCTGGCAACCTGAACCTCGGTGTCGCTCGCTCCGTGTCCATCGCTCAGCCCAAGCCCGCAGGTGAGAGCGGCGCCCCCGCCTCCGCCAACCTCCTCGACAGCAACGGCTGGGGCGGCTCCTTCGAGGGCGCCGGCCGCTCCGGCTCCTGGACCCTCCCCAACTCCACGTCCGCCACCAGCACCTCGCTCGGCGCGGGCTGGATGCAGCTGTTCCGCGGCAACCCCAACTTCGAGACCGTCGCGGCCTCGGCGGATGTCCGGTGGATCGCCACGGGCACCACCTCCACCTTCCCCAAGTTCGGCATCTACGGCACCTACAAGAATGCCAGCAACTACGTGGCGCTCTTCCTGGACAAGAAGTACGGCGTGCTCGCCACCCACGCGGTGATTGGCGGTGTGGACAAGGGCTGGCAGAACTCGGCGCTCCCCACGGGCTTCTCGTGGACTGCGGCCCACAACCTCCGCATCGAGCGCAGCTGGAGCGGCCAGTACCTGTTCTTCCTCGATGGCGTGCTCCAGCAGACGCGGGCGCTCGACAACGTGCTCGGCATGATGGGGCTCGTCACCGAGGACACCCAGGCAGAGTTCACCAACGTCACCTTGGATCCGCTCCAGGGCTGGGGCGACCCGGCCGTGGACGGGCTCGAGAACGGCATGTTCGAGATCCGCAGTGCCCGTGACGTCGTGGCCTGGCAGTTCGGCGCGGGCTGGAAGAGCCTCTGGCGCAAGAGCGCGCCCACCACCGCCAGCTACACCGTGGAGTCCGCCGCCCGGCTGATCTCCCAGGGCACCACGCCCTATCCCAAGTACGGCCTCTACGGCTGCTACCAGAACGGCGGTAACTCCATGACCGCGTGGCTGGATCCGAAGACCGCGGTGCTCGCCACCCACGCCGTGGCCGGTGGAGTGGATCTCGGCTGGCAGAACACCTCGCTCGCGGGGCTCAGCTTCACCACCGCCCACACGCTCAAGGTGGTTCGCAGCGGCACCACCTTCACGGTGTTCGTGGACGGCGTCCAGAAGCAGTCGCGCTCGGTGGGGCTGTCCGGTTGTCAGACCGGTGTCGTCGCCGAGGACGCCCAGGCCGAGTTCACGAACTTCCGCGTCTACTGA
- a CDS encoding AHH domain-containing protein: MMRRRTLRWAGALFLAFLVGCSSVPRVLRVEQKGGGQAVVHIPREAPLQLVVVDKDEFQRALRRLAREARLSGSPRQTVERMFEMDPQFGNYLYLLRDKRLVLEGSGELPEGALTKEDLELAERYRLWCQDVYGFYGDCLGGALVGGRYLDMHGRYIWALAMSKSPVLDEMKKALGEMVEVRALIHTALWTLGSMLLILALNPVAPALVAVVGLGLVLYVGLDTLQNLVSGWLELMDVAKVATRAEQLREAGERFGKILGREAARAFALLLMAAIGSTAQQFAAKVPTLPGSAQVAMQAEGMAGIPLPALGAVEELALSSEGVSVTVAATAMTMGASGRGSTGPCIETHHIATICNDTSTARGGPWTPRFQEIFAKAGMSMDDPANKMPLQGHYGPHPQRYHEIVYEELRRATLTCRSIRDCQAKLREALKELAKELATPGTELNQLVTQRPTP; this comes from the coding sequence ATGATGCGCAGGCGGACCCTGAGGTGGGCAGGCGCCCTATTCCTCGCGTTCCTGGTGGGCTGCAGCAGTGTCCCCAGGGTTCTTCGCGTGGAGCAGAAAGGCGGAGGCCAAGCCGTCGTCCACATTCCTCGTGAGGCGCCGCTGCAACTTGTGGTGGTGGACAAGGACGAGTTCCAGCGGGCGTTGCGGCGGCTGGCACGCGAGGCCCGCCTGTCCGGCTCCCCGCGCCAGACGGTGGAGCGGATGTTCGAGATGGATCCGCAGTTCGGCAACTACCTCTACCTCTTGAGGGACAAGCGGTTGGTGCTGGAGGGCAGCGGCGAGCTGCCGGAAGGAGCGCTGACGAAAGAGGACTTGGAACTGGCCGAGCGCTACCGGCTTTGGTGCCAGGACGTCTACGGCTTCTACGGAGATTGCCTCGGGGGCGCACTCGTAGGCGGGCGCTACCTGGACATGCACGGCCGCTACATCTGGGCACTGGCGATGAGCAAGAGCCCGGTGCTGGACGAGATGAAGAAGGCGCTGGGGGAGATGGTGGAGGTGCGCGCCCTCATCCACACCGCCCTGTGGACGCTGGGCTCCATGCTGCTCATCCTCGCGCTCAACCCCGTGGCGCCGGCGCTGGTGGCGGTGGTGGGCTTGGGGCTGGTGTTGTACGTGGGGCTCGACACACTCCAGAACCTCGTGAGCGGCTGGCTGGAGTTGATGGACGTGGCGAAGGTGGCCACCCGCGCTGAGCAACTGCGCGAGGCGGGCGAGCGCTTCGGGAAGATTCTGGGGCGAGAGGCCGCTCGCGCGTTCGCCCTGCTGCTGATGGCAGCGATAGGTTCCACGGCGCAGCAGTTCGCGGCGAAGGTGCCGACGCTGCCCGGCTCAGCCCAGGTGGCCATGCAGGCCGAGGGTATGGCGGGAATCCCGCTGCCCGCGCTGGGAGCGGTGGAAGAGCTGGCGCTGTCATCCGAGGGCGTCAGCGTCACGGTGGCCGCCACGGCGATGACCATGGGGGCCAGCGGCAGGGGGAGCACGGGCCCCTGCATCGAGACTCACCACATCGCCACCATCTGCAATGATACCTCCACGGCGCGTGGGGGCCCCTGGACACCGAGGTTCCAAGAAATCTTTGCCAAGGCGGGAATGTCCATGGATGACCCGGCGAACAAGATGCCGCTGCAGGGGCACTATGGGCCGCATCCCCAGCGGTATCACGAGATTGTCTACGAGGAACTGCGGAGGGCGACGTTGACTTGCCGTAGCATCAGGGATTGCCAGGCGAAGTTGAGAGAGGCCCTCAAGGAATTGGCAAAGGAACTTGCCACGCCGGGAACAGAGCTGAACCAGCTCGTCACCCAGCGGCCAACACCCTAA
- a CDS encoding alpha/beta fold hydrolase, which translates to MRNPMAPLSEGSIRLKDGRRLAFAESGDPAGVPVIFLHGNPGSRYMRHPDDSLTYRMGVRLITPDRPGYGLSDFQPNRTLLDCPSDIEQLANMLGLGRFALMGVSAGGPYAAACAWKLGDRLTRVAIVSGAAPFDRPGAMREVNRDYRNAYTMAGWPEWLLHPLMAAHDRSVRRNPDRALGALMAHSSPDDRAALSDPALAAQVQGWRSEATRQGVRGMRREARILVSPWGFPLEEIRPEVHLWYWDGDSIVPPQMGLYLAKRIPRTVAHFMPNGGHFSLFTNWKKILTSLVSEG; encoded by the coding sequence ATGCGGAATCCGATGGCGCCACTGAGTGAAGGGTCGATTCGCCTGAAGGATGGGCGGCGGCTCGCGTTCGCCGAGTCCGGGGATCCGGCGGGAGTTCCGGTCATCTTCCTCCATGGCAACCCGGGCTCGCGCTACATGCGGCACCCGGACGACAGCCTCACGTACCGGATGGGGGTGCGGCTCATCACTCCAGATCGGCCGGGGTATGGGCTGTCGGACTTCCAGCCGAACCGCACACTGCTGGACTGCCCCTCGGACATCGAGCAGCTGGCGAACATGCTGGGCCTGGGGCGCTTCGCGCTCATGGGCGTGTCCGCGGGAGGGCCCTACGCGGCGGCGTGCGCGTGGAAGCTGGGGGACCGCCTCACACGCGTGGCGATTGTCTCCGGTGCGGCGCCGTTCGACCGGCCGGGAGCGATGCGAGAAGTCAACCGGGACTATCGCAATGCGTACACGATGGCGGGGTGGCCTGAGTGGCTGCTGCACCCGCTCATGGCGGCGCACGATCGTTCGGTGCGGCGCAATCCGGATCGGGCGTTGGGGGCGCTGATGGCGCACAGCTCGCCGGATGACCGGGCGGCACTGAGCGATCCGGCGCTGGCGGCGCAGGTGCAGGGCTGGCGCTCCGAGGCCACGCGGCAGGGGGTGCGCGGCATGCGGCGCGAGGCACGGATCCTCGTGTCTCCGTGGGGCTTTCCGCTGGAGGAGATCCGGCCCGAGGTGCACCTCTGGTACTGGGATGGGGACAGCATCGTCCCGCCGCAGATGGGGCTCTATCTGGCCAAGCGGATCCCGAGGACGGTGGCGCACTTCATGCCGAACGGGGGCCACTTCTCGCTCTTCACGAACTGGAAGAAGATCCTCACGTCGCTCGTGAGTGAGGGGTAG
- a CDS encoding serine/threonine protein kinase produces the protein MKTPRPVYPTSLSPGSLIGAWRLMGRISQGSSGIVFRAQRADSPEAGLFALKLALHPRDPRFALEVELLSRLKHPNIPRLHDSGQWSGPGGALFPFLVMDFAEGLPLYSWAQLQPRTADQQMRVLAQAASALQAVHAAGGIHRDVKGANILVRPSDGHLWLVDFGSCTYRGAPVLTREPEPPSTRYYQSPQALLHQWRFLREPTVRYPSVPADDVYALGVTAHFLATESYPVIDEDAEATLEHEDGVAHFPELVPAEKLVPLHPELARWIRQMLSAEPAARGSAAELATGLALPADTEAREAAQAAAAQSASEQREEKQPPVPVRKHRSWRKELAATAAAVALIIGGMGLGHALREQSLLAAARAQAREAQAAAQESDTAAVGEAALQQPMPASEPNTTHDGIGAEVPKDPLPNQRQPPCKRPQVEINGGCWILVGNEASPCVDSTYEWRRRCYWPVFTSSRPNTTGQK, from the coding sequence TTGAAGACTCCCCGTCCCGTCTATCCCACCTCCCTCTCCCCGGGTTCTCTCATCGGCGCCTGGCGCCTGATGGGCCGGATCTCGCAGGGCTCCTCGGGCATCGTCTTCCGCGCGCAACGGGCGGACTCGCCTGAAGCGGGCCTCTTCGCCCTCAAGTTAGCGCTCCACCCCAGAGACCCTCGCTTCGCGCTGGAGGTGGAGCTGCTCTCGCGGCTGAAGCACCCGAACATTCCTCGCCTGCACGACTCGGGTCAGTGGAGCGGTCCCGGTGGCGCGCTCTTCCCGTTCCTCGTCATGGACTTCGCGGAGGGTCTGCCCCTGTATTCCTGGGCACAGCTCCAACCTCGGACGGCGGATCAGCAGATGCGAGTGCTCGCTCAGGCCGCCAGCGCGCTCCAGGCGGTCCATGCGGCCGGTGGGATTCACCGCGATGTGAAGGGCGCCAATATCCTCGTGCGCCCCTCGGATGGGCACCTGTGGCTGGTGGACTTCGGCTCGTGCACGTATCGCGGAGCCCCTGTCCTCACCCGCGAGCCCGAGCCGCCCAGCACTCGCTACTACCAGAGCCCTCAAGCCCTCTTGCACCAGTGGCGCTTTCTCCGCGAGCCCACGGTTCGGTACCCGTCCGTCCCGGCCGATGACGTCTATGCGCTCGGCGTCACGGCCCACTTCCTTGCCACCGAGAGTTACCCGGTCATTGACGAGGATGCGGAAGCCACCCTCGAGCATGAGGACGGGGTCGCCCACTTCCCCGAGCTGGTTCCCGCCGAGAAGCTGGTTCCGCTCCACCCAGAGCTGGCGCGGTGGATCCGACAGATGCTCTCCGCGGAGCCCGCAGCCCGAGGAAGTGCGGCGGAGCTTGCCACGGGGCTGGCGCTGCCGGCGGACACGGAAGCGCGCGAGGCCGCGCAGGCGGCCGCCGCACAGAGTGCCTCTGAGCAGCGTGAAGAGAAACAACCGCCCGTCCCTGTCCGTAAGCACAGGTCATGGCGCAAGGAGCTCGCAGCCACAGCCGCAGCCGTAGCGCTGATCATCGGAGGAATGGGACTCGGCCATGCACTCCGTGAGCAGTCCCTCCTCGCAGCCGCCAGAGCTCAAGCACGAGAGGCCCAGGCTGCAGCACAGGAGAGCGACACTGCGGCTGTGGGAGAGGCGGCACTGCAGCAGCCGATGCCAGCCTCAGAGCCCAATACCACTCACGATGGCATCGGCGCAGAGGTCCCCAAGGATCCTCTCCCCAACCAGCGCCAGCCTCCGTGCAAGCGACCTCAGGTGGAGATCAATGGTGGCTGCTGGATTCTCGTGGGCAATGAAGCTTCCCCCTGCGTCGACAGCACCTACGAGTGGAGGAGACGGTGTTACTGGCCCGTGTTCACGTCTTCACGCCCGAACACCACGGGGCAGAAGTAG
- a CDS encoding alpha/beta fold hydrolase — protein MASNTFQRFRSFVSGQAELSRALSQALQDRPLNPYPYLRPIIERASGVREPPVSTTPHSVVFTRGSMRLLRYASPHRKWRTPILFAYSLINRWYILDFLPGRSLIEYLTREGFDVYAIDWGIAGPDEQHLTWSDVLADLVRQAVRWTLRVSGSDELTLYGYCMGGTLALAYASLYPEGIRNFVAQATPVDFSKGGIYSLWTQPAHFDVDSLVDAYGNVPSRVLESGFLAAAPVQRVTRWLDVCRHIDEPEYVTTFLAMERWGADAVPFPGEVYRQYIKDCYQQNLFCQGRMEVGGERVDLKRIRASLLNIIAEHDTIAFPPMSEPLPGLVGSPDTQTMRFPVGHIGLSASSKSPTKVWPVVAEWIASRSRPLES, from the coding sequence ATGGCTTCCAACACCTTCCAGCGCTTCCGCTCCTTCGTCTCGGGTCAGGCCGAGCTGTCCCGTGCGCTCTCGCAGGCGCTCCAGGACCGGCCCCTCAACCCGTACCCGTACCTGCGCCCCATCATCGAGCGCGCCTCCGGCGTGCGCGAGCCGCCCGTGAGCACCACGCCGCACTCGGTGGTCTTCACGCGCGGCAGCATGCGGCTGCTGCGCTATGCCTCGCCCCACCGCAAGTGGCGCACCCCCATTCTCTTCGCCTACTCGCTGATCAACCGCTGGTACATCCTCGACTTCCTGCCCGGCCGCAGCCTCATCGAGTACCTCACCCGCGAGGGCTTCGACGTCTACGCCATCGACTGGGGCATCGCCGGGCCCGACGAGCAGCACCTCACCTGGAGCGACGTGCTGGCGGATCTGGTGCGCCAGGCCGTGCGGTGGACGCTGCGCGTGAGCGGCAGTGACGAGCTCACCCTGTACGGCTACTGCATGGGCGGCACCCTGGCCCTGGCCTACGCCAGCCTCTACCCCGAGGGCATCCGCAACTTCGTGGCCCAGGCCACGCCGGTGGACTTCAGCAAGGGCGGCATCTACTCACTGTGGACGCAGCCGGCGCACTTCGACGTGGACTCGCTGGTGGATGCGTACGGCAACGTCCCGTCGAGGGTGCTGGAGAGCGGCTTCCTCGCGGCGGCTCCCGTGCAGCGTGTCACACGGTGGCTGGACGTGTGCCGCCACATCGACGAGCCCGAGTACGTCACCACGTTCCTCGCCATGGAGCGCTGGGGCGCGGACGCCGTCCCGTTCCCGGGCGAGGTGTACCGGCAGTACATCAAGGACTGCTACCAGCAGAACCTCTTCTGCCAGGGCCGCATGGAGGTGGGCGGCGAGCGCGTGGACCTGAAGCGCATCCGTGCGTCGCTGCTCAACATCATCGCGGAGCATGACACCATCGCCTTCCCACCCATGAGCGAGCCGCTGCCGGGGTTGGTGGGCTCGCCGGACACGCAGACGATGCGCTTCCCGGTGGGGCACATTGGCCTGTCGGCCTCGAGCAAGAGCCCGACGAAGGTGTGGCCTGTGGTGGCGGAATGGATCGCCTCGCGCTCGCGGCCCCTGGAGTCCTGA